Below is a genomic region from Sphingopyxis terrae subsp. terrae NBRC 15098.
ACGACTGCGCCCGCCGAAAAGAGCGCGGCCGTGACGGGCGAAAGGCTGGCGTTGCAGCCGGTGACGATCACCGACTGGAAGGATGTTGGCGCGCTGGTAACGAGCGTCGATATGGCCGACGCCCGCGCGCGTATTCCCGGCATCCTCGACAGTCTGAGTGTTCGCGAAGGCGACATGGTGCGCAAGGGACAGGTGATCGGCCGCGTCGTCGACAGCCGCCTCGGCTATGAAGGCGCGGCCTATGGCGCGCAGGCGGCGGCGGCCCAGGCGCAGGCTGCACAGGCCGATGCCGAGCTGGAGCGCGTGCGCTACCTCCATGCCAATGGCGTCTATGCGCAGGCGCGGCTCGATCAGGCCGAAGCGCAGGCGCGTGCGGCGCGGGCACAGGTTTCGGCGGCGCGGGCGCAGCAATCGGCGGTCGGTGCGGTCGCCGGGCAGGGCGCGGTGGTCGCCCCCTCGACAGGGCGCGTGCTGATCGCGCAGGTTCCGGCGGGTTCGGCGGTCGCGCCCGGCACGTCGATCGCGACGATCACCTCGGGACCGATGGTCCTGCGCCTCGAACTGCCCGAAACCTTGGCCGACAAGGTTCATGTCGGAAGCGCGGTGCTGGCGACGGGGCTTTCGGACGACAAGGGCGCGGCACCGCCGCGCGCCGGCGTCGGCCGCGTCTATCCCGCGGTCAGCGGCGGGCAGATGTCGGCCGACGTTCCGATCCCCGGACTTGCCAGCACGATGGTCGGTCGCCGCGTCGCGGCGCGCGTTGCGGTCGGCGAGCGGCAGGCGCTCGTCGTTCCGCGCCGCTTCGTCGAAACCAGCTATGGCATCGACTATGTGACGATCATCGTCGGCAAGGATGCGACGTCGCGGGTGCCGGTCCAGATCGCGCCGACCGACGATCCGGCGCGGGTCGAGATATTGTCGGGCGCGGGCAAGGGCGACACGCTGATCGCGGTGGCGCGCGGGGCGGCAGGCAAATGAGCCTGGGCCTGTCGGGGCGGCTGACGCGCGCGACGATCCGCAGTCCGCTGACGCCGCTGATGCTGCTCGCCGCCATAATGGTGGGGCTGCTCGCGATCATGACGATCCCGCGCGAGGAGGAGCCACAGATCAGCGTGCC
It encodes:
- a CDS encoding efflux RND transporter periplasmic adaptor subunit codes for the protein MRPSSLLTSALLSAALFAASLSLAGCGGETTAPAEKSAAVTGERLALQPVTITDWKDVGALVTSVDMADARARIPGILDSLSVREGDMVRKGQVIGRVVDSRLGYEGAAYGAQAAAAQAQAAQADAELERVRYLHANGVYAQARLDQAEAQARAARAQVSAARAQQSAVGAVAGQGAVVAPSTGRVLIAQVPAGSAVAPGTSIATITSGPMVLRLELPETLADKVHVGSAVLATGLSDDKGAAPPRAGVGRVYPAVSGGQMSADVPIPGLASTMVGRRVAARVAVGERQALVVPRRFVETSYGIDYVTIIVGKDATSRVPVQIAPTDDPARVEILSGAGKGDTLIAVARGAAGK